In Humulus lupulus chromosome 7, drHumLupu1.1, whole genome shotgun sequence, the following are encoded in one genomic region:
- the LOC133792317 gene encoding protein FAR1-RELATED SEQUENCE 5-like: protein MEFDTEEEAYHFYNACAYKIGFSIRRSKMYKDLERRITNRVFCCSCEGYREKDKRDVMVKSHRAETRFGCLARMKIYRQNGKYRVVEFIIEHAHMTSSPSKSHLHRSQRKLTLAQTSEIDLANISGITPNARDTGGILEYLQGMQLEDLAFVSAIQADEDDMITNIFWADGKMMADYFHFGDEKIQRLFSQTKMQQWQKLYLLNGQKQLIAYVFGIYTKTLQNILVEFLNIFREFTKDFSSCIYDYEEKNEFFETWNNMLEKYDLSSNKWLQDMFDLKEKWALVYGRETFCANMTSTQQSESMNNVIKNYVSYKYDILSFFQHFQRLVEDRRHDELKADFKATQRALSLSLPIEILKHASIVYTPAVFRMFERELCKAYDCAMNIQNEVGTVTEYKITPHGKHLNHIVIYDSSNGTVTCSCKKIDFAGILCAHILKVYSSRNVKRIPYHYILKTWTKYSKTGNSTTE, encoded by the exons ATGGAGTTTGACACAGAAGAAGAAGCTTATCATTTCTATAATGCTTGTGCTTACAAGATAGGTTTTAGCATTCGAAGAAGTAAAATGTATAAAGATTTAGAAAGGCGGATAACAAATAGAGTATTTTGTTGTTCATGTGAAGGTTATCGTGAAAAAGATAAACGAGATGTCATGGTGAAATCTCATCGTGCTGAAACAAGATTTGGTTGTTTAGCACGAATGAAAATTTATCGTCAAAATGGTAAATATCGTGTGGTTGAGTTTATTATTGAGCATGCACATATGACATCAAGTCCTAGTAAAAGTCATTTACATAGATCTCAAAGGAAATTGACTCTTGCTCAAACATCTGAAATTGATTTAGCTAACATCTCAGGGATTACTCCCAATGCAA GAGATACTGGAGGTATTCTTGAATATCTTCAAGGCATGCAATTAGAAGATCTTGCTTTTGTTAGTGCCATACAAGCTGATGAAGATGATATGATAACTAATATATTTTGGGCAGATGGAAAAATGATGGCAGATTATTTTCATTTTGGTGAT GAAAAAATCCAAAGACTATTCTCACAAACCAAGATGCAGCAATGGCAAAAGCTTTATCTTCTCAATGGCCAGAAACAACTCATCGCCTATGTATTTGGCATATATACCAAAACGCTGCAAAATATCTTAGTGGAGTTTTTGAACATTTTTCGAGAATTTACTAAGGATTTTAGTAGTTGTATCTATGACTATGAGGAAAAGAATGAATTCTTTGAAACTTGGAATAATATGCTTGAGAAATATGATCTTAGTAGTAACAAATGGTTGCAAGATATGTTTGATTTAAAGGAAAAATGGGCATTAGTATATGGAAGAGAGACATTTTGTGCAAATATGACAAGCACTCAGCAAAGTGAAAGTATGAATAATGTGATTAAGAATTATGTTAGCTATAAGTATGACATTCTGAGTTTTTTTCAGCATTTTCAAAGGTTAGTTGAGGATCGTCGACATGATGAATTGAAAGCTGATTTCAAAGCAACACAACGTGCATTGTCACTATCTTTGCCAATAGAAATACTGAAGCATGCATCCATTGTTTACACTCCAGCTGTATTTAGAATGTTTGAAAGAGAATTGTGCAAAGCTTATGATTGTGCTATGAACATTCAAAATGAGGTCGGAACAGTGACTGAGTATAAAATTACCCCTCATGGAAAGCATTTAAATCATATTGTTATATATGATTCTTCCAATGGAACAGTGACATGCAGTTGCAAGAAAATTGATTTTGCAGGAATTTTGTGTGCGCATATTTTGAAAGTGTATTCATCTAGAAATGTCAAAAGAATTCcttatcattatattttgaaaacgTGGACAAAGTATTCTAAAACAGGAAATTCTACAACTGAGTAG